The window GAAGGTTCAAAAAATCCCAAAAAATTATTTTATTCAAAACTTGGAATGTATGAAGAAAAACTTGTCCATTTGAGGTTGGCGCCTCTAAAAAAATTCGATCTCTATATAAGTCCTGACATTATGATGGTAGGTAAAAGATGCAAAGTAAAAGTTCATACTTTCCATGGTGTCTCTTTCAAAGGGAAAGCATATTCTGAAAAGGTTTACAGCTTCGATAAGCTATTTATTACAGGTGAGTATATGCGAAGAAAATTCATAAATGATGGGATATTGAGAGAAAACGATGAAAGAATAGAAAAGATAGGAATGCCCAAACTCGATGCTTTAGTCAACAATACCCTGAAACGAGAGGAAATACTTTCATCTTTATCTCTGAATCCTAACTTACCTGTTGTCATTTATGCACCTACTTGGTCGCAGAAATCATCTCTTTACTCCGTTGGTGAAGAATTGCTGAAAAAACTCTCGCGCGAAAATATCAACCTTCTTGCAAAACTTCACGACCATTCCTATGATTTGAGGAGAAATCCTGTCGATTGGGCAAAAAAGCTTTCGGAGATAGAACAGGAGAGAAGAAACTTCAGGGTTGTTAGAGATTATGATATTATTCCTTATCTTTTCTCGAGCGACCTTTTGATTTCTGACCTAAGTTCTGTTGCCAATGAGTTTCTGCTTCTTGACAGACCGATTGTATTTATAGATACTCCAAAACTTGAAGAAAGATATAAAAATAGTATAGAGCTTAAAACTTGGGGAAGGAAATCAGGCTATATAGCCAAGGGCGTTGATGAGATTATTGATGCCGTAAAAAGAGGGCTCACTCATCCTGAGGAACATTCAGAAATTAGGAGAAAGATGGCAGAGGACCTTTTCTATAATATAGGATGTGCGACTAAGAAAGCAGTTGAATCGATATACAGATACCTTGAAATGGAGGAAATGAAATTTCAATGAAAGCAGTGATACTCGCCGCAGGTGAAAGCAAACGGCTTCATCCCTATACCATAGACACACCGAAATGCCTGCTTGAGATTGGGACTAAACCAATAATCAATCATCAGATTGATAGTCTTAAAGCAAATGGCATTGATGAGATTACTATTGTTACAGGGTTTGGCGCAGATAAGATTAGAAATTGTATAGGGGAGAGCTGTGATTTTGTTCATAATGAAAATTATAAAGAAACGAGCAGCATATATTCCCTTTGGTTGGCTAAAAAAAATCTTCTGGGGAGTTCTTTTGTAATTCTCAATTCTGATGTTTTTTTTCATCCAAAAATAATGAAAAAACTTGTGTCCTTTTCAAGGGAAGATTGCATTACAGTTGACTATACAAGCATACTGAATGAAGAGGAGATGAAAGTAAAAGTAAAGGATGGAAAAGTTGCTGATATGAGCAAGTCGATGAAGCCGGAGGATGCTGACGGAGAAAATCTTGGTCTAATCAAATTTGGCAGAGAGGGTGGTAAAGAACTTTTCAAGTTGATGGATGAGTTGATAGCAAATGGCAAAACTAATGAATGGGCGCCTTATGCTTTTAAGGAATTAGCCCAATATTACCCTCTATATGTGGTTGATATTGGCGGATTGCCATGGATTGAAATAGACTTTCCTGAAGACCTTGAAAAAGCGCGCAGAAAAATTTATGAAGAGATTAAGAAAGAAGAGTGGAAATGACTTTAAAAATTCTATATTTTGCGGCAATCAGAGAAAAACTTGGCAAGAAGAGTGAAGAAATTACGGCAAGAGAAGGAGAAACCGTTGGTGATTTGATGAAAAGACTTTCAGAAAAGTATGAAATCGTTGCACAGATGGAAAAAACTCTAATGGTTGCCGTCAATAAAGAATACCGTGACAACAGCTATTTGCTCAAAGATGGTGACGAGGTAGCCCTAATACCTCCTGTAAGCGGCGGACAGTAAATGGGAGATTTTGATATGTATAAGATAACGAAAGAAGATATTGATATAAATGAAATAATTAAAAAGGTTGCTTCTGAAAGGGCAGGTGCAATTGTCACTTTTTTAGGCGTAACGAGAGCAATCGATGAGGGAGATGAAAGAAGGATTTCTTATCTTGATTATGATGCCTATCCGGAAATGGCTGAGGAGCAAATGAAGAAGATAGGAGAAGAAGCAAAATCCAAGTTTAAAATTGCAGAAGTTTGCGTTTATCACAAAATCGGCAGAGTGAATGTGGGGGAAGCAAGCGTAGGAATAGCTGTTTCCTCTCCTCATAGAGAGGATGGCTTTCTTGCCTGCAAATACATAATTGACAGAATCAAGGAAATAACACCTATTTGGAAAAAAGAGGTGTGGGAAGGAGGAGAGCAGTGGAAAGGAA is drawn from Candidatus Schekmanbacteria bacterium and contains these coding sequences:
- the moaD gene encoding molybdopterin converting factor subunit 1, translated to MTLKILYFAAIREKLGKKSEEITAREGETVGDLMKRLSEKYEIVAQMEKTLMVAVNKEYRDNSYLLKDGDEVALIPPVSGGQ
- a CDS encoding molybdenum cofactor biosynthesis protein MoaE, with the protein product MGDFDMYKITKEDIDINEIIKKVASERAGAIVTFLGVTRAIDEGDERRISYLDYDAYPEMAEEQMKKIGEEAKSKFKIAEVCVYHKIGRVNVGEASVGIAVSSPHREDGFLACKYIIDRIKEITPIWKKEVWEGGEQWKGKE
- a CDS encoding phosphocholine cytidylyltransferase family protein; this translates as MKAVILAAGESKRLHPYTIDTPKCLLEIGTKPIINHQIDSLKANGIDEITIVTGFGADKIRNCIGESCDFVHNENYKETSSIYSLWLAKKNLLGSSFVILNSDVFFHPKIMKKLVSFSREDCITVDYTSILNEEEMKVKVKDGKVADMSKSMKPEDADGENLGLIKFGREGGKELFKLMDELIANGKTNEWAPYAFKELAQYYPLYVVDIGGLPWIEIDFPEDLEKARRKIYEEIKKEEWK